In Procambarus clarkii isolate CNS0578487 chromosome 25, FALCON_Pclarkii_2.0, whole genome shotgun sequence, the following proteins share a genomic window:
- the LOC138368503 gene encoding uncharacterized protein, whose translation MTKFQQGHHGARSKIYANKKKEKKGKQLDDADYTKLYGKMGNNNDIGNLRKDLHELHKWSEDWQMFIIIDKGKILHEKKVVIELYQSLVCPHLDYSIQSWRPYLLKDIAAHEKCNTRQQKSFQRYINVYFSRFISVYFKMRIREYFTRCINVYFQGIKCVLPKVNSNVKSDGAVRRKIRDIERDGEDAAEKEREKKKKEEKEKGGNEKKDEKEKSENEKEEKKEKSGNEKNEKKEESGNENKEEKRGNMSRKCYS comes from the exons ATGACAAAATTTCAACAAGGTCATCATGGAGCTCGTTCAAAAATATATGCCAacaagaagaaagaaaagaaagggaaACAGTTAGATGACGCAG attacACAAAGTTATATGGTAAAATGGGAAATAATAATGATATTGGAAACCTACGaaaagatctacatgaactccacaaatggtcagaagactggcaaatgtttATTATTATTGACAAAGGCAAGATTTTGCAT gaaaagaaggtagtgattgAACTGTATCAATCTCTGGTGTGCCCCCATTTGGATTATAGTATCCAATCATGGAGACCTTATCTTctgaaggacatagctgctcatGAAAAATGCAAcactaggcaacaaaaatcattccagag GTATATAAATGTGTACTTCTCAAGATTTATTAGTGTGTACTTCAAAATGCGTATTAGAGAGTACTTCACAAGGTGTATAAATGTGTACTTCCAAGGTATAAAATGTGTACTTCCCAAG GTAAATTCAAACGTGAAAAGTGATGGGGCAGTGCGTAGGAAAATTAGAGATATTGAAAGGGATGGGGAAGATGCTGCAG aaaaggagagagagaaaaagaagaaagaagagaaagagaagggcGGAAACGAGAAGAaagatgagaaagagaagagcgaaaacgagaaggaagaaaagaaagagaagagcgGAAACGAGAAGAATGAAAAGAAAGAGGAGAGCGGAAACGAGAATAAAGAAGAGAAAAGAGGCAACATGAGTAGGAAGTGTTACAGTTAA